A genomic segment from Salmo trutta chromosome 38, fSalTru1.1, whole genome shotgun sequence encodes:
- the LOC115178527 gene encoding neuronal vesicle trafficking-associated protein 1: MVKLGGNLAEKLEKEQSMDDGFDNIPLITPLEVNQLQQPYLDKVIVKTTTEYQLQQKKKKKLYVPGINKLNIKLYNEVSEKVKLTGLILITLGFLACLVLLVMYKALWYDQLTCPEGFVLKHKHCTPAAVPEPWHYTEQQQQEDPAAGGPSSRRTQQQEDPAAPPRSSSLYTALGHLNQDKRTAAGGIIPELPPSPWFPVINALKQAERAKEEASRWKE; encoded by the exons ATGGTGAAGCTGGGCGGTAACCTGGCTGAGAAGCTggagaaagaacagtctatggatGATGGCTTTGATAACATCCCCCTCATCACCCCTCTGGAGGTGAACCAGCTGCAACAGCCATACCTAGACAAG GTAATCGTGAAGACCACAACAGAGTATCAGCTGCagcagaagaaaaagaagaagttGTACGTGCCGGGAATCAACAAGCTGAATATAAAACTGTACAACGAGGTATCAGAGAAGGTCAAG ctcACAGGTTTGATCCTCATCACCCTTGGGTTCCTGGCTTGTCTTGTCCTGCTGGTCATGTACAAGGCTCTGTGGTATGATCAACTTACCTGCCCAGAGGGCTTCGTTCTCAAG CACAAGCACTGCACCCCAGCAGCAGTCCCGGAGCCCTGgcactacacagagcagcagcagcaggaggacccAGCAGCAGGAGGACCCAGCAGCAGGAGGACCCAGCAGCAGGAGGACCCAGCCGCGCCCCCCCGCTCCAGCAGTCTCTACACCGCCCTGGGTCACCTCAACCAGGACAAGAGGACCGCCGCCGGCGGCATCATCCCCGAGCTGCCCCCGTCACCATGGTTCCCCGTCATCAACGCCCTGAAGCAAGCCGAGAGGGCCAAAGAGGAGGCGAGTCGTTggaaggagtga